In Cryptomeria japonica chromosome 5, Sugi_1.0, whole genome shotgun sequence, the genomic window TGTATAAAGATAAAAGTTCTTCTAAAAACTCAATAATTGTTGACTACCATAAGCAAAAATCTATATTACATTTAGACTAACAAAGGAATTTCATTAATTGGGAGCTTGCTCTCCAAGCCCGTTTTTTAGTTCAATCTTTAAAGTATTGATCTACATGGTTTGGGGCTCTTTCCCACtcatcttaataaaaaacaaaggtATTTCATTTATCAACTTTTTCTTCTATATACgaaatataaatataaactaaAATTAGTTTCATGGAATTCTTAACTTGTTCATGTGAACTCAACAAAATATGTAATTGTGAAACTtctcaaaaatacaaaattaataaaataaataataaattaatgaaGACTTTTCAAAAATCAAAGTATTCTATTATGAATAGCAAACATGTCTCATTTTGAATACATGTCtcatctattaaataaaataatatacaatTGAACTCAAAACGTTTTGTAGATATTCTAACATAACATCTATTATACTTAACCTTACATCACTAAGATATAGTATGCAGTTTCAAAAATATTCTTTTATAATTGTACATCGAAATATGTACATCGCATAATCTATTGAAATATACTGACAATACTTTCTTAAAATAAGCATAAGAAAGTATCTAAAAAGAAAGCATCACAGAAGACTTCAAAAACAAATTACAAAACAAATAAACTGACAGTTCTATTATACTAAACAAATTTGATTTCTAATCTAAAGATGAAGCCTTATCATCTCCTTTCCTTAATCATTTACTCAGTGTCGACATCGGAACTGGTTCAGTGAATGGCTCCTCTGATGTACTTCCAACTGTAGATGGAAAGGTGTAACTCCTGAATTCATGTGACGTTTGTGATGCTTCTCTGAAAATATTTGTCTGCTCAAATATTGCATTGTCACACTTTACGCTGTCATGGAATTTCATCTTTCTTGTCTTGCCTCTTACACAAATAAGTTCCTCCACCACCTCTTTCATTGACGGTCTCTTCTTCCTTTCTATATGGAGGCATTCTCTTGCTATCCTTGCcatatcttccatttcttgcaGGTTTTCTTCCTCCAATACTTTGCTATCTAAGATTTCTCTGAGGCGATTGTGGTTGAGCCTGGATAGAAAAACACTAGATAAACTCATCTCCTCGCTCCCCCTTTCCGCAGAGAAGGGTTTGAGAGATGTTAAAAGCTCAACCAGGACTACACCAAAACTGTATACATCACTTTTTTCGGTGAGTTGATATGTTTGGAAGTACTCAGGATCTAAGTAACCCGTTGTCCCCATTATATTAGTGGTTACATGTGTGTTATTGGAAGCGGAGATGAGACGAGAAATCCCAAAGTCTGCAACTTTGGGAGAGAGTCTCTCATTCAAAAGAATATTAGACGATTTTATATCTCGGTGGAAAATGGGTTGACATGCTCCAGAATGTAGATATGCTAAAGCCTCCCCCGTCTCAATTGCAATTTGCAGACGTGAAGCCCAAGTTAAAGACCCCTCCTTGTAATGTAAATGTTCGAAGAGCGTTCCATTCGGAACGAATTCAGATACCAACAAAGGGAATTTAGTTTGGATGCAGCACCCTAACAATTTCACTATATTTCTATGATTTATTTGGGAGAGAATAGCAACTTCATTAAGAAACTCATGGTCACCTTCCAGATTTAAAGCTTGCTTGGACTTTTTAATAGCCACAAGAGTACCATCTAACAGAGTACCCTTGAACACAGTTCCAAACCCACCAGTTCCCAATACCATTTCACTTGAATAATTATTAGAAGATCTTGCCATTTCTTTGGCAGGAAAAATTGTCAGGCTTTCTCTCCCCACCGTAGAAGCTATGTGTTTCTGTAACAGCTGATAATACTTGGCCTCCACAAGTTTCAAGTGGCGTTTCCTTAGCCACCAAACCAAAAGACACGCTGCTAAACAGACAGCCCCAAACGAAGAGACGGATCCTGTGTATTTTACCAGATCAGACGTTGAAAACAAAATATAGTTTATGTTCTACCTATTTTCGAATATGTTTAAAGCAAACAATTAAAATAACACAAACGCACGCAGTATATTTGATATTTCGTTACCTATGATTGCAGGAAAGACAACCCGATTTGAATGTGTGCGCATGCATCTTGTCCCGTTTCTAAAGCCATCTCCCACATAACCTTTAGCACATGAACAATTGTAGGAACCTGCCAAATTATGGCATATTCCCCCTTTCTCTGTTTCAATGCACATACTCCGGTTTGTATAACTGGTACATTCGTTTATGTCTGAAGATTTATCATCATTGTCATTAGGATCTTGAGATTTCAAAGAGTAATGATTATAAAGCATTAAACATGATTACAGTTAAGAGAAGTGGCGAGGTCTTACCTGTGCAATCAGTGCCATTGTAGTAACCATTTCCTTGATATCCAGGAAGGCATCTGCATACGTGCCCATCTCCTGAGGGTGATTCAATGCATTCTGCTTTGATGGAGCAAGAATAATTGGCCGTTGGTTTAACTGTTGAACAACTCTGACTGCCAATACCCCAATTAAGGCGGAGACCGTAATAAGCTTTCCTGCCTTTTCCCCAAAAGAGGTTTGTTTTATTGTCCACAATGGTGAAGGTGGACGGGTCCATTATGGTGGAGAAGCCACACACGGATTCGTTATAGTCGGTCAAATTAAACACACCACCTCCGCCCGTGAAATTTATAAATGACCAATTATCTGGAACGTTAATTTCACAACAGCCATGGCGGCAGTATGGTTGATCGCTTTGAGAAGCACATATTGATACACATCTAGCCTCTCCCATATCCCCATAACTGTAGGTGCCAACTGTTTCGCAGCCAACAACTACCAATCTATTGGACTTGGAAAGAGTGAAAGACCAATATGGCCAAAATAAATTTCTCTTAGTAGTCTGTGTATCACACGAATTGGCCCTTAGAGAAGAAGAGTTTATGATGAGATGACCCTCATAATCGATCTTCATAATCTTGAAATAGTGGCTATAAAGAAACCCATCTGAAGAATTAAGTACAGCAGCTCTAAAGAACGGAGTGAGCATCCCAGTATCTTCGTCCTCCTTGCATGTGATCTGAAAATCATTTTCAGGGTATCcacattttgaagaattaatccaaaaGGGATAACTCACATTCATGGAACCACACTTTTCAGGAACACATTTAGCAGTAGTCAAGCCCACCAAACAGACACAAATTAGAAATCGAATCACAACTCTGCAATGCATTTGCATTTGCACCGACATTTTCTGTTTCTGCAAACTCTGCTACTCAATCGTCACAACATTAAAAACAAATGAAAAGGCGCCTGAACATAAATAGCAACACATCAGAAGAATTTGCCAAATACCTACCCCTCAACGCTGACAGGTCTTTCAAGATGATTAATTAAGAAGGAAATAGATTTGTGAAGTGTAAAATCTGTACTAAAGTAATTTACTACAAACATACGAACTTCACGATATTAAAGTAGCTTCGTAACGATTTCATGTTAAAGTAGCTTTTGCAAAGACTGTAAATTAAGAAAGAGAATTGCAATAAACGGAGATGAACTTTCCGAGACAAAAAAAATTGCTTTCGAGTTTAAACTGTCTTAAACacacattaaatttaattttttcggtTCACCGATTTCCATCCCTCCTATTTCGTGGCTCATTCTGATAATCTCGAAACTTGAGTAAAGGAAACGTGACTTAGCCCAAACCTTTCACTTAAAACGTAAGGCGTTTCATATCTTGACTATTCATTTTTGTCAACAATTTTTTATTTCGTCAAGGCTTCAATAAATACTATTTCTATTGAAAAACATACGATAGGAGGGGCAAAACACCATTTATTCTGTTTCTAACCCTGCGGTGCCATTGCCCGTCGTTGCCACAGAGCGCCATTTATTTCTGCCATTTTTTTTCTCGTTTTTCGAAGGACTCATGATGaatcatttttattttaatgttatttaaaacCTACTCTTTCCTTTTACTCTCTACCTATTGTTTTCGGACAatggctacgcagcggacaaaaCGGCCCACCCCATGCCATACCATGCCCCATGCGATGACGTCCAATCAAACCCTCTGTGCCATCTCCAGTCCTTTCcggactttttttctttttttctttttttcgttttttcttttttttttttgaagtatgattatattttaaatgtaaaaaaaaaaactttcttatAATCaatttactttttattttatttttttaaatgtatgattatattttttaaattgaaataatttaatttaatatgttcttataattttttattttttagttatatttgtaaaataataaattaataattaataatgtatttaaagtttttaaataataagttattgttttcttttatgtttgattatatttttaaaattgaaataatttattttaatattttttcataattttttatttattatattttttcaattttttaagttatatttgtgaaataataaataaaataaattaatagttaattataatattaaattttaagttaaaaacattataaattattaagtttattaagttttattattaatttttaatctttttaacctacattattaagttataatgtttttaagttttattaattgtttatttatttaaatttttgtaatttaattaataaaatttacttagtatattttctttgtatgtttattattattattattattattattattattatttaatctaataatatataaatttaatcaaatattttaacaatttttttgataTGCGATATTAAACATTAATCTAAAATACAcctatatttaaattaaatttaaatataggtGTATTTAAATTTATCAGCATTCCTTAGTTGGAAGGAGTGTCCCCCGGACTGGTTTGAGAACTTTGAATATCAATGGGGTGGCCCATCCAAGCTTGTTAGATACCTTGGTGCTCCTTTTTCTGTATCCCCCTCCCTGAAGGATATGTGGCTCTGGgctaaagagaaaattgaaaagaaattgAACAAATGGAACAATAGATTCCTCTCCCTAGCTAGTAGAGttcaagtttgccaaaaaatcctCTCATCTTATAATATCTACTATTCCCCTACTTGGATGTTTAGCAATTACCAGATCCTCGATATTCAAAAGGCTATTAGACGGTTTCTCTGGTCAGATGGTAAAGGCAATAAGAAATTACATGTTAATTGGAAGTGGTGTCACACTGAGAAAACTCTTGGTGGCCTTGGGTTAAAAGATCTTAGGACCCAAGGTATTGCTCTCGCGGCTAAGTGGATCTTCCATGCCTTGGAAGGGCAGGAGCCCTGGAAAgttctaatcaaaagcaacattgAGAGGGTTGTTCCGAAGAAGGCCAACACCTGGAAAGGGTTACCTTTTGCCGATCTCGTGGCCGATAATTTCCCTATCTCTGTCCAAGGCTCCTGTGTGTTTAGGTCTATTTGGAAGGCCTGGGAacatgttagaggatttttaggaaACACTAGTGCCAGTAGTGGTGACCTTATCCATGGTGAGAGGTCTATTTGGTGGAACCTTTATCATGCGGGCAAGCCTCTGGCTCTCACACAGGGGTGCTCGGCTAGGGCCTAGGCCAGCAAAGGCATTAAGCTCTTCATTGATCTTCTGGAGCATGGGAATATTCCGTCGTGGGAAGAACTCAGCTTGAAATTCAACCTTCCTCCCTCTCAAAAAAGAACCTACCACTTGATTAAGCGGGCTTGTGCGGATCTTGGATTACCTAAGGAGTGTTGTGTGGACTCGCATAGTTTCCTTTCATTTAAATGGGTTGATGATATTCCTTTGTCTAAAATTAAGGCACAAAATGTATATGCTAAGCTGAACTTTGATTCCTTTATTATCATTCATGCTAATATGTTATGGTACTCTGACCTCTCTGATCTATAGTGGCAGAAAATCTTTAGCAGGCTTTGGAAAAGTCCAATTGAGCCCAAACTCAAGTGCTTTAAATGGTTGTTGCTGCTGAATAGGCTTCCTTTAAAAAGGAGTTGTGATGATTTTGAGCTTTGTTCTATTTGTAAACTCCCTGATACTAGAAGGCATATCTTCTTTGACTGCTCCATTGCTAGGGAGATgtggttaatgtttggtttttctATCCCTGACCTTATAAACACGATGGAAGTTATCTCTGGTTATATTCATGGCTCAAAAAAAGATGCTAATATTTTCTGGTTTATTCTATCTGCTAATATCCTCTAGTATTTATGGAAGGTTAGGAATGCTGACAGGTTTGAAGCTCAAACCAGGGCCCTTACTGAATCTTTCCGAAGACTCACTTTTTTTAAAATTGCTATGCAAGTTACTCTTACCATGAACATTGAAAGGAATAAGCTGTTGAGATTCCTGAAAGATCGGCACGCAACCATGTTCGTGTATGAAATGAAAGATGGGTACGAATGGAGACGCAACATGGACAACCTCTCATCCTTCGAAGAGGTGCTCAAGAGGTTGAACAATGAAGTTAGAGACAACAGGAAGCCCTCCTACGACTAGGTGGCAATTCTATCTCACACCCTGAGCCATAAGAACATTGTCTGGATGGAAGGACCGCAGGGGTGGATGGCTTGGGTGGAGGCCATTGATGGCATCCTGTTCTAGATGGCAGCCTGTCTCTCTTATATTCTCCCTGTTGTATACTTTCGACCTTTTTATCTTTTTGGGGTCATGCACTATGGCGCAATCTTAGACTCTCATCCTAGTATAGCTTTTGTTTCTGTTGTCATGTGGCGATGACAGCTATCTTTTTGTACTGTTCTCCctcaatttttaatataaaaaaaaaatacacctatcaaatgaaattttgaataaatatattttaaattgtcaatctagatacaatatttacatagtttgaatttaatttttatatactttttattttgtaaatttgagcaataagttatagtttgaattaaatttttacttATGTGCAATTTTTACTTATGTatcatatattatatgtttaattaTTCTAAAAATATTAAGAATGAAAGAAGATTGAACTTTACAAGATGTCATTCTTTAAGTAAAAAGTTAATTCAAACTATAAAAActtaaaaacattcaaagaaaatatactAAGTAAATATTGAACTTTAGAAATATACATATAGttatttaaacaaaaaatattatcaaaataaatatattgatTTTAACCTAAGAATAATTAAGTGGTTTTAACATAGAATATAAAAATTActtaacataaaaaataaaaattacttaacatagaaaataaaaaattacttaACATGAGAAATAACGAAGTGAATATAAAATTTCCTCACTTTGCATCTTTAAAActcacaaaaaaaattgattagatcaaattaaaaaaaaaaaaatgtaaacctCAATTCCCTTTtccaatatataaataatttagtTATTTCTGATATTAAAATgacttaattattttaatttaaaaagaaaacatttttatataaaataaactattattcttatatatatttaaaaagttaaaaaaataatattattaaaatgtatatataatatatatcttacatttattataatataaatattattaaaaaaaattgaatatataatttattaataatttataacatttattattttactcattgtaactttcaaaaaataaaaacaataataaataGAAAAAACAAATTAAGATGGCAGATATAACGGACAAATCCACCACGATCAACTTATCAGCACAGGACGTGTGCGGTTTGATTAGATGATTATAGCTACATAGGGCATGGTGATTGGCATCAGACATGAGGGGcatggagaaggcatggcatgggGCGGGCCATTTTGTCTGTTGTGTAGCCATTGCCTTGTTTTCGAGAGCTCAAAACTTTCACTctttaaactttttaaattttataattatattttattaatattgctAACCTTATTTGCATTATACATTATAActataattattaataaaattaaggtatatagttatattttataatttttcaattaatttcaaattgttttataacattatatataaatgtataataaataattataataattctATTTATGTTTATATTGAAaagtaatctaatttatttaaagtATTAGATAATATGTTTGTTTTATTTGGATTATGTTTTttatatttgaaaaatatttataattttttttttttttaaatataaatatataaattcattTTAATTAGTCAATAAAAAATATTCTAATTTTTGTCTTGGACATGCTTAGGAAATTTGTAAGACTATTTATCGATTGTTTTGCATCTTGACAGTGGAGTGAATGGAATTGTCTTAATGACATGATG contains:
- the LOC131076633 gene encoding wall-associated receptor kinase 2; this encodes MSVQMQMHCRVVIRFLICVCLVGLTTAKCVPEKCGSMNVSYPFWINSSKCGYPENDFQITCKEDEDTGMLTPFFRAAVLNSSDGFLYSHYFKIMKIDYEGHLIINSSSLRANSCDTQTTKRNLFWPYWSFTLSKSNRLVVVGCETVGTYSYGDMGEARCVSICASQSDQPYCRHGCCEINVPDNWSFINFTGGGGVFNLTDYNESVCGFSTIMDPSTFTIVDNKTNLFWGKGRKAYYGLRLNWGIGSQSCSTVKPTANYSCSIKAECIESPSGDGHVCRCLPGYQGNGYYNGTDCTDINECTSYTNRSMCIETEKGGICHNLAGSYNCSCAKGYVGDGFRNGTRCMRTHSNRVVFPAIIGSVSSFGAVCLAACLLVWWLRKRHLKLVEAKYYQLLQKHIASTVGRESLTIFPAKEMARSSNNYSSEMVLGTGGFGTVFKGTLLDGTLVAIKKSKQALNLEGDHEFLNEVAILSQINHRNIVKLLGCCIQTKFPLLVSEFVPNGTLFEHLHYKEGSLTWASRLQIAIETGEALAYLHSGACQPIFHRDIKSSNILLNERLSPKVADFGISRLISASNNTHVTTNIMGTTGYLDPEYFQTYQLTEKSDVYSFGVVLVELLTSLKPFSAERGSEEMSLSSVFLSRLNHNRLREILDSKVLEEENLQEMEDMARIARECLHIERKKRPSMKEVVEELICVRGKTRKMKFHDSVKCDNAIFEQTNIFREASQTSHEFRSYTFPSTVGSTSEEPFTEPVPMSTLSK